In the Candidatus Baltobacteraceae bacterium genome, one interval contains:
- a CDS encoding GspE/PulE family protein translates to MQQTLTVEEAPAVRTLRALQERALAVSASDLHFEPTASGGRVRFRVDGMLRDFETLDAGLYLPLISRVKLLAGMDIADRRQPQDGRYTIASVKGSVDARVSSIPTIDGEKVVIRLLDIHAKNPSLDNLGMRASTLARYRRMIASPYGFLIVTGPTGSGKTTTLYSSLREIANRMRSVCTVEDPVEMRLDGIAQVNVNMRAGLDFSNVLRSFLRQDPNVIMVGEMRDIATASIAISAALSGQLVLTTLHSNDAPRSIDRLVELGVDRHAIGAAVFGILSQRLVRRLCHECRTFDSSSRSYTASGCGACARSGYCGRVGLFELLEVDDEMREAVTTGASVVAIRRLAARSGYEPLATDGAAKVASGETSNDELRRVLGAVA, encoded by the coding sequence ATGCAACAGACCTTAACGGTTGAAGAGGCCCCCGCAGTTCGCACCTTGCGTGCTTTACAGGAACGCGCGCTTGCGGTGAGCGCGTCCGATCTTCATTTCGAACCAACGGCATCCGGAGGACGCGTTCGTTTTCGTGTTGACGGCATGTTGCGCGATTTTGAGACTCTCGACGCGGGGTTGTATCTCCCGCTCATATCGCGCGTAAAGCTGCTTGCCGGAATGGACATCGCCGACCGGCGGCAGCCGCAGGATGGCCGCTACACAATCGCCTCGGTAAAGGGCAGTGTCGACGCGCGAGTCTCGTCGATTCCAACGATAGACGGCGAGAAGGTTGTCATTCGGCTCTTGGATATCCACGCCAAGAACCCAAGTCTCGATAATTTGGGGATGCGCGCGTCAACGCTTGCCCGCTATCGCCGAATGATTGCCTCACCGTACGGATTTTTAATCGTGACCGGTCCAACGGGCAGCGGCAAGACCACGACGCTCTACAGCTCTCTGCGCGAGATCGCAAACCGGATGCGTAGCGTCTGCACGGTCGAGGATCCGGTCGAGATGCGCCTCGACGGCATCGCGCAAGTGAACGTCAACATGCGCGCCGGGTTGGACTTCTCGAACGTCCTTCGATCGTTCTTGCGCCAGGATCCTAACGTCATTATGGTCGGCGAGATGCGCGATATAGCGACGGCCTCGATTGCAATATCAGCCGCGCTCTCCGGGCAGCTAGTTCTCACGACGCTTCACAGCAACGACGCGCCGCGATCGATCGATCGGCTTGTGGAACTCGGAGTCGATCGTCACGCGATCGGAGCGGCAGTGTTCGGCATTCTTTCGCAGCGACTCGTCCGGCGCCTATGTCACGAATGCCGTACGTTTGATTCGAGTTCGCGCTCATATACGGCGAGCGGGTGCGGCGCATGCGCACGCAGCGGCTATTGCGGCCGTGTCGGTCTCTTCGAATTGCTCGAAGTCGACGATGAAATGCGTGAGGCGGTCACCACCGGTGCGTCGGTCGTCGCGATTCGCAGACTCGCTGCGCGGAGCGGCTACGAGCCACTTGCCACGGACGGGGCCGCAAAAGTTGCGTCCGGCGAAACCTCCAATGACGAGTTGCGCCGGGTCCTAGGGGCGGTGGCGTGA